One genomic window of Streptomyces sp. NBC_01276 includes the following:
- a CDS encoding DUF262 domain-containing protein translates to MADEAFSIDKRPLRDLLQQVEDGRAQLPEFQRGWVWPHPNIASLLASISLGYPLGTLMTLRAGGDVRFKYRPIEGAAPPAGKEPETLVLDGQQRLTSLFQSLKLDRAVATQDTRKQPVSGWFYVDMRKVLDAYTDREDAIRFLPASRKVTNFRGEVLEDLSTRAKEYEAHLFPLNSVLDPDAWEDGFEEHWEYDKTKRQLWKDFDKAFIRPFVLYHVPVIELGKATERQAVCQVFEKVNTGGVTLTVFELLTATYAADEFDLRHHWERVCRASWQAPEYRILREVSNTDFLQAVTLLATYQRRVAEAARGTEEDRLPRVGCKRKDMLALSLKDYEEYAPAVVEGFRKAARFLHQQYFFDTRFLPYGTQLIPLAAILAATGEAAEPAGARRKLARWYWCGVFGELYGGATETRFSQDLQDVVDWIRGAEQEPRTITAAQFAPGRLLTLRTRQSAAYKGIYALLLKAGAADWRTGEPVKVTDYFDEAVDIHHIFPKAWCEKEGHRPEVYNSVINKTPLAARTNRIIGSQAPSSYLDRLAKSAESTRPDVEAHVVTHLVRPDLMRADDFGAFFDARKAALLARVAEEMGKPILADAAEADSP, encoded by the coding sequence GTGGCCGACGAAGCGTTCAGCATCGACAAGCGACCGCTGCGCGACCTGTTGCAGCAGGTCGAGGACGGGCGGGCACAGCTGCCCGAGTTCCAGCGCGGCTGGGTGTGGCCGCACCCCAACATCGCGAGTCTGCTGGCGTCCATATCCCTCGGCTACCCGCTCGGCACCCTCATGACCCTGCGCGCGGGCGGCGACGTCCGCTTCAAGTACCGCCCGATCGAAGGTGCCGCGCCGCCGGCCGGGAAGGAGCCGGAGACCCTGGTCCTCGACGGCCAGCAGCGGCTCACGTCGCTCTTCCAGTCGCTCAAGCTCGACCGCGCGGTCGCCACCCAGGACACCCGCAAGCAGCCGGTGTCCGGCTGGTTCTACGTCGACATGCGCAAGGTCCTCGACGCGTACACCGACCGCGAGGACGCGATCCGCTTCCTGCCCGCCTCCCGCAAGGTGACCAACTTCCGCGGCGAGGTCCTCGAAGACCTCTCGACCCGTGCCAAGGAGTACGAGGCCCACCTCTTCCCCCTCAACTCGGTCCTCGACCCCGACGCCTGGGAGGACGGCTTCGAGGAGCACTGGGAGTACGACAAGACCAAGCGGCAGCTGTGGAAGGACTTCGACAAGGCGTTCATCAGGCCCTTCGTCCTCTACCACGTGCCCGTCATCGAGCTCGGCAAGGCGACCGAACGCCAGGCGGTCTGCCAGGTCTTCGAGAAGGTCAACACGGGCGGCGTCACCCTCACCGTGTTCGAGCTGCTGACCGCGACCTACGCGGCGGACGAGTTCGACCTGCGCCACCACTGGGAGCGGGTGTGCCGCGCCTCCTGGCAGGCCCCCGAGTACCGCATCCTGCGCGAGGTCTCCAACACCGACTTCCTTCAGGCCGTCACCCTGCTGGCCACCTACCAGCGGCGCGTCGCCGAGGCGGCCCGCGGCACGGAGGAGGACCGTCTCCCCCGGGTCGGCTGCAAGCGCAAGGACATGCTCGCGCTCTCGTTGAAGGACTACGAGGAGTACGCGCCGGCGGTCGTCGAGGGGTTCAGGAAGGCGGCGAGGTTCCTGCACCAGCAGTACTTCTTCGACACCAGGTTCCTGCCGTACGGCACCCAGCTGATCCCGCTCGCCGCCATCCTGGCCGCGACCGGTGAGGCGGCCGAACCCGCCGGGGCCCGGCGCAAGCTGGCCCGCTGGTACTGGTGCGGGGTGTTCGGAGAGCTGTACGGGGGCGCCACCGAGACCCGCTTCAGCCAGGACCTCCAGGACGTCGTGGACTGGATCCGCGGCGCGGAGCAGGAGCCGAGGACCATCACGGCCGCCCAGTTCGCACCGGGCCGGCTGCTGACGCTGCGCACCCGCCAGAGCGCGGCGTACAAGGGCATCTACGCCCTGCTGCTCAAGGCCGGGGCCGCCGACTGGCGGACGGGCGAGCCGGTGAAGGTGACCGACTACTTCGACGAGGCCGTCGACATCCACCACATCTTCCCGAAGGCGTGGTGCGAGAAGGAGGGGCACCGGCCGGAGGTCTACAACTCGGTGATCAACAAGACCCCGTTGGCCGCCCGGACCAACCGGATCATCGGGAGCCAGGCCCCCTCCTCGTACCTGGACCGGCTGGCCAAGAGCGCCGAGAGCACCCGGCCGGACGTGGAGGCGCACGTCGTGACGCACCTCGTACGGCCGGACCTGATGCGGGCCGATGACTTCGGCGCCTTCTTCGACGCGCGCAAGGCGGCGCTGCTGGCCAGGGTCGCGGAGGAGATGGGCAAGCCGATCCTGGCCGACGCCGCTGAGGCGGACTCCCCGTGA
- a CDS encoding alpha/beta fold hydrolase, with amino-acid sequence MPESTTRVRRDIGHYVNDDLRDRYFAACDVLYAKGAPPRSETDVETSFGTTHVYRYGPTDPAAESRTPVVLIHGSGGCSAQWYPNTHALSAERPVYALDTPGDPGRSVQREPMWQPERAAQWMDEALDALGLDRVHLVGSSYGGWLVINQAHLKPGRLASVTALDPGGLEKVGLRFFVWIFASLFATYAPKALRPRLAAWLEQPVIIVPELRAMIQASVRAFRIRRPAPLPLSDAELGSIRTPFYLIMGKRSLLVHPKRQMERVPRLIPGARAEIVAATGHGPQIDHPDLVNARMLGFMEDVDSLGP; translated from the coding sequence GTGCCCGAGAGCACGACCCGAGTTCGACGCGACATCGGCCATTACGTCAACGACGATCTGCGCGACCGCTACTTCGCCGCCTGCGACGTGCTCTACGCGAAGGGCGCGCCGCCTCGATCCGAGACGGACGTCGAGACCAGCTTCGGCACCACCCACGTCTACCGGTACGGACCCACGGACCCGGCAGCCGAGTCACGCACGCCCGTCGTCCTGATCCACGGCTCCGGCGGCTGCTCCGCCCAGTGGTACCCCAACACCCACGCGCTCAGCGCCGAACGCCCCGTCTACGCACTCGACACCCCCGGAGACCCCGGCCGCAGCGTCCAGCGCGAACCCATGTGGCAGCCCGAGCGCGCAGCCCAGTGGATGGACGAGGCCCTCGACGCCCTCGGCCTCGACCGCGTCCACCTCGTCGGCTCCTCCTACGGCGGCTGGCTCGTCATCAACCAGGCCCACCTGAAGCCCGGCCGGCTCGCCTCCGTCACCGCCCTCGACCCCGGCGGCCTGGAAAAGGTCGGCCTGCGCTTCTTCGTCTGGATCTTCGCCAGCCTCTTCGCCACCTACGCGCCCAAGGCACTGCGCCCGCGCCTCGCCGCCTGGCTGGAACAGCCGGTGATCATCGTTCCCGAACTCCGCGCCATGATCCAGGCCAGCGTGCGGGCCTTCCGAATCCGCCGCCCCGCGCCGCTGCCCCTGTCCGATGCCGAACTGGGTTCCATCCGGACGCCGTTCTACCTGATCATGGGCAAGCGAAGCCTGCTCGTGCACCCGAAGCGGCAGATGGAGCGCGTACCACGCCTGATACCCGGCGCCCGCGCCGAGATCGTCGCCGCGACCGGCCACGGGCCGCAGATCGACCACCCCGACCTCGTCAACGCCCGGATGCTGGGCTTCATGGAAGACGTCGACTCCCTCGGCCCGTGA
- a CDS encoding TetR/AcrR family transcriptional regulator, with protein MPKLVDHEERRTQIAEALIQVAGRRGLHAVGMRDVAAEAGVSLRLVQYYFQTKEKLLFYGLQHLTNRFTARVGARLAAAGPDPGPRATIEALLLGSLPTDEESRTFHLLYTSYSILSVTDEALAAQPFIDNPEAAENALAGLLEGAQGSGLADPGVAARTEAVSLLAMAAAMGTSILVGQRTPESAVAVLRHHLDRVFRTAEAPGPAGVERAPGETA; from the coding sequence ATGCCAAAGCTCGTGGACCACGAGGAACGCCGCACCCAGATCGCCGAAGCGCTCATCCAGGTCGCCGGACGGCGCGGCCTGCACGCCGTCGGCATGCGCGACGTGGCAGCCGAGGCGGGTGTGTCCCTGCGCCTCGTCCAGTACTACTTCCAGACCAAGGAGAAGCTGCTCTTCTACGGCCTCCAGCACCTGACCAACCGCTTCACCGCCCGGGTGGGCGCCCGCCTGGCCGCGGCCGGCCCGGACCCGGGCCCGCGCGCGACGATCGAGGCGCTGCTGCTGGGCTCCCTCCCCACCGACGAGGAGAGCCGCACCTTCCACCTCCTCTACACCTCCTACTCGATCCTGTCCGTGACCGACGAGGCGCTCGCCGCCCAGCCCTTCATCGACAACCCCGAGGCGGCCGAGAACGCCCTGGCGGGTCTGCTGGAAGGGGCCCAGGGCTCGGGCCTGGCCGATCCCGGTGTCGCGGCGCGGACGGAGGCGGTCAGCCTGCTCGCGATGGCGGCGGCCATGGGCACCAGCATCCTCGTGGGCCAGCGGACCCCGGAGTCGGCCGTCGCGGTCCTCCGCCACCACCTGGACCGCGTCTTCCGGACCGCCGAAGCGCCGGGGCCGGCCGGGGTCGAGCGCGCCCCGGGGGAGACGGCGTAG
- a CDS encoding NAD(P)/FAD-dependent oxidoreductase gives MSALPERADAVVIGGGVIGTSAACHLAEAGVNTVLLERGSLGGGASAHTAGMVRTYFPGAPRTGERAVRSLSAYHDFARRTEAPLGLKRLGFMVLFTEERQIADFEADLQAQRAAGVDVGLIGAREASALNPLIDERAVLAAAWSPEAYHVDGLDIVRGYAAAARNHGARLFTHTPVTHIDDDNTVHTPRGSIKADSVVCTAGPWSGEVASMASVDLPMTPHPIEMLFTDAPDSPHHEMPMTMHATSGLRIRSWKDRVLLAMGMPGADETREAWLGRIAGHLGTLFPALDGTGLHRAWSGDFDAGPGNNALIGEHPARRFLYAAGFTGAGLCQAPAAGEMLRDLLIVK, from the coding sequence TTGAGCGCCTTACCCGAACGCGCTGACGCCGTCGTCATCGGCGGGGGAGTGATCGGCACCTCCGCCGCCTGCCACCTCGCCGAAGCCGGCGTGAACACCGTCCTGCTGGAACGCGGAAGCCTCGGCGGCGGGGCGTCCGCGCACACCGCGGGCATGGTCCGCACCTACTTCCCCGGCGCCCCCCGCACCGGCGAACGGGCCGTGCGCAGCCTGAGCGCCTATCACGACTTCGCCCGCCGCACCGAAGCCCCCCTCGGCCTGAAGCGGCTCGGGTTCATGGTGCTGTTCACCGAAGAACGGCAGATCGCCGACTTCGAGGCGGACCTCCAGGCCCAGCGGGCCGCCGGGGTCGACGTCGGACTGATCGGCGCGCGCGAGGCGTCCGCACTCAATCCGCTGATCGACGAGCGCGCCGTCCTGGCCGCCGCCTGGTCCCCCGAGGCCTACCACGTGGACGGCCTCGACATCGTCCGCGGCTACGCCGCCGCGGCCCGCAATCACGGCGCCCGCCTGTTCACCCACACGCCCGTCACGCACATCGACGACGACAACACCGTCCACACCCCTCGGGGCAGCATCAAGGCGGACAGCGTCGTGTGCACGGCCGGGCCCTGGTCCGGCGAGGTGGCGTCCATGGCATCGGTCGACCTGCCGATGACGCCCCACCCCATCGAGATGCTGTTCACCGACGCCCCGGACTCCCCGCACCATGAGATGCCCATGACGATGCACGCCACGTCCGGCCTGCGGATCCGATCGTGGAAGGACCGCGTCCTCCTGGCCATGGGCATGCCCGGGGCCGACGAGACCCGCGAGGCCTGGCTCGGCCGCATCGCCGGCCACCTCGGCACCCTGTTCCCCGCCCTGGACGGCACCGGCCTGCACCGCGCCTGGTCCGGCGACTTCGACGCCGGCCCCGGCAACAACGCCCTCATCGGCGAACACCCCGCCCGCCGCTTCCTGTACGCGGCCGGATTCACCGGCGCGGGCCTCTGCCAGGCGCCCGCTGCCGGGGAGATGCTCCGCGACCTGTTGATCGTCAAGTAG
- a CDS encoding carbamoyltransferase codes for MIVLGCNGFSRVSEFFSERLGATGVNKHYLLGHDAAAAVLVDGRLVAAVEEERLNREKKTTDFPANAIDWCLGEAGITFDDVDLFAFPWNWSARVRDEILDGIRGSSAPEDAKARLLADMSDLFDEVVGHDAILADFEARTGHRPDPAKVRFVPHHLAHATTGYYLAGMKDSAFLVSDGRAERFSTLTGEIRDGRITVFDDTATGARYSIGTLFSCITRFLGFVPNNDEYKVMGLAGYAEPPSPNPFVDDLLRLHDDGRYTFTEPLRTDDLHSHDALFEKYFGPFEDTLEYTSRVAAAAQQMLNVATAHQVRHLERRTDLDRLLFEGGVALNCLNNTPMFEGSRFGDMEVSFGASDTGITIGAAAHAWLGHPDTGPADVLAASAPVSPYLGPSYDEGAIEEALAGFAGRVVATRLDDDEVVEHVAKLLTEKVVIGWFDGRVEHGPRALGHRSILANPGFDDIKDIINTRVKHREPFRPFAPLVLEERAPEIFEMGRKTRSPYMTFVFPVRDAYKDRIPGAVHVDGTSRIQTLTDEGTPRLTALLRRFTELTGTPCLINTSFNVAGEPIVCTPADALNCFMGTEIDYLILGNHLVAKTDDAN; via the coding sequence GTGATCGTTCTGGGATGCAACGGTTTCAGCCGGGTGTCGGAGTTCTTCTCCGAACGCCTCGGCGCGACCGGCGTCAACAAGCACTACCTCTTGGGCCACGACGCCGCCGCAGCGGTCCTGGTGGACGGCCGGCTGGTCGCCGCGGTGGAGGAAGAGCGCCTCAACCGGGAGAAGAAGACCACCGACTTCCCCGCGAACGCGATCGACTGGTGCCTGGGGGAGGCCGGGATCACGTTCGACGACGTCGACCTGTTCGCCTTCCCCTGGAACTGGTCCGCACGGGTCCGGGACGAGATCCTGGACGGCATCCGCGGCTCGTCGGCACCCGAGGACGCGAAGGCGCGACTGCTCGCCGACATGTCGGACCTGTTCGACGAGGTCGTCGGTCACGACGCGATCCTCGCGGACTTCGAGGCCCGCACCGGACACCGCCCCGACCCCGCCAAGGTCCGCTTCGTCCCCCACCACCTGGCCCACGCCACGACCGGCTACTACCTCGCCGGCATGAAGGACTCCGCGTTCCTCGTCAGCGACGGCCGCGCCGAACGCTTCTCGACCCTGACGGGCGAGATCCGCGACGGCCGGATCACCGTCTTCGACGACACCGCCACCGGCGCGCGGTACTCCATCGGCACCCTGTTCTCCTGCATCACCCGTTTCCTCGGCTTCGTCCCCAACAACGACGAGTACAAGGTGATGGGCCTGGCCGGATACGCCGAGCCCCCTTCTCCGAACCCGTTCGTCGACGACCTCCTGAGGCTGCACGACGACGGCCGCTACACCTTCACCGAGCCCCTGCGGACCGACGACCTCCACAGCCACGACGCGCTGTTCGAGAAGTACTTCGGACCCTTCGAGGACACCCTCGAATACACCTCCCGCGTCGCCGCAGCCGCGCAGCAGATGCTGAACGTCGCCACCGCCCACCAGGTCCGCCACCTGGAGCGGAGGACGGATCTCGACCGGCTGCTGTTCGAAGGCGGCGTCGCCCTGAACTGCCTGAACAACACCCCGATGTTCGAGGGCTCGCGCTTCGGGGACATGGAGGTCAGCTTCGGCGCCTCCGACACCGGCATCACCATCGGGGCCGCGGCCCACGCCTGGCTCGGCCATCCCGACACCGGCCCCGCGGACGTCCTCGCCGCCTCGGCACCCGTCAGCCCCTACCTGGGTCCCTCCTACGACGAGGGCGCGATCGAGGAGGCCCTCGCCGGCTTCGCCGGCCGCGTCGTCGCCACGCGCCTCGACGACGACGAGGTCGTCGAGCACGTGGCGAAGCTGCTGACGGAGAAGGTCGTCATCGGCTGGTTCGACGGGCGCGTCGAACACGGGCCGCGCGCGCTGGGGCACCGCAGCATCCTCGCCAACCCCGGCTTCGACGACATCAAGGACATCATCAACACCCGGGTCAAGCACCGCGAACCCTTCCGCCCGTTCGCTCCCCTCGTCCTGGAGGAGCGGGCGCCGGAGATCTTCGAGATGGGGCGCAAGACCCGGTCCCCGTACATGACGTTCGTCTTCCCCGTCCGCGACGCGTACAAGGACCGCATCCCCGGTGCCGTGCACGTGGACGGCACCTCCCGCATCCAGACCCTGACCGACGAGGGAACCCCGCGGCTCACGGCCCTGCTGCGGAGGTTCACCGAACTCACCGGCACCCCGTGCCTGATCAACACCTCGTTCAACGTCGCCGGCGAACCCATCGTCTGCACCCCCGCCGACGCCCTGAACTGCTTCATGGGCACCGAGATCGACTACCTGATCCTCGGCAACCACCTGGTCGCCAAGACCGACGACGCCAACTGA
- a CDS encoding SRPBCC family protein → MPIQIQRKHTMYHSTVLESDPDTVWATVRDAMQILAIVSPGDLDIHTDVTWTEGGSVETVPARYDFKLTLNGGLVQQEIAARDEINKTQSYRAIAPTSGVQSYEATIRVRPITNDPARSFFEWSRILEIAEDADLKVVEAIIDVMEKQTDAVRDHFAAQTAK, encoded by the coding sequence GTGCCGATCCAGATCCAGCGCAAGCACACCATGTACCACTCCACCGTCCTGGAGTCCGACCCGGACACCGTGTGGGCCACCGTCCGCGACGCCATGCAGATCCTGGCGATCGTGTCCCCGGGCGACCTGGACATCCACACCGACGTCACCTGGACGGAGGGCGGCTCGGTCGAGACGGTCCCGGCCCGTTACGACTTCAAGCTCACGCTCAACGGCGGCCTCGTCCAGCAGGAGATCGCCGCCCGCGACGAGATCAACAAGACCCAGTCCTACCGGGCCATCGCCCCCACCAGCGGGGTCCAGAGCTACGAGGCCACCATCCGGGTGCGCCCCATCACCAACGACCCGGCCCGCAGCTTCTTCGAGTGGTCGCGGATCCTGGAGATCGCCGAGGACGCCGACCTGAAGGTGGTCGAGGCCATCATCGACGTCATGGAGAAGCAGACCGACGCCGTCCGGGACCACTTCGCGGCGCAGACCGCGAAGTGA